In one Roseburia intestinalis L1-82 genomic region, the following are encoded:
- a CDS encoding GntR family transcriptional regulator: protein MAWNLNSDRPIFIQIVERIEMDIISGKYKPGDKLPSVRDLAAEAAVNPNTMQKAFTELERTGLVFSQRTTGRFITEDTSMIDELKSTLAKDKITELLSFMQQLGFQENEILAMIGQTMKGEK, encoded by the coding sequence ATGGCATGGAACCTTAATTCCGACCGTCCTATTTTTATACAGATCGTCGAACGGATCGAAATGGATATCATTTCGGGCAAATATAAACCCGGAGACAAACTGCCTTCTGTCCGTGACCTTGCCGCCGAGGCAGCGGTAAATCCAAACACGATGCAGAAAGCTTTCACAGAACTTGAACGAACCGGTCTTGTTTTCTCACAGCGGACAACCGGACGATTTATTACGGAGGACACTTCCATGATCGATGAATTAAAATCAACACTTGCAAAAGATAAAATTACAGAACTGCTCTCATTTATGCAGCAGCTCGGCTTTCAGGAAAATGAGATTCTGGCTATGATCGGTCAGACCATGAAAGGAGAAAAATGA